The Solea senegalensis isolate Sse05_10M linkage group LG9, IFAPA_SoseM_1, whole genome shotgun sequence genome has a segment encoding these proteins:
- the taf2 gene encoding transcription initiation factor TFIID subunit 2 isoform X2, giving the protein MNRKKDKGFESPRPFKLTHQVVCINNVNFQRKSVIGFVELTIFPTVVNLNRIKLNSKQCRIYRVRVNELEAPFIYNDPTLEVCHNESKQRNLNYFSSAYAAAVSAVDPDAGHGELIIKVPSELWKQGDDLKVLKVYIEFSLDQPKGGLHFVVPDVEGSMAERGAHVFSFGYQNSTRFWFPCVDSYSELCTWKLEFTVDASMVAVSCGDLVETIYTHDMRKKTFHYVLPIPTAAPNISLSVGPFEILVDPYMHEVTHFCLPQLLPLLKHTMSYLHEIFEFYEEILTCRYPYSCFKTVFVDEAYVEVSSYASMSIFSTNLLHSAMIIDQTPQTRRCLAQALAQQFFGCFISRMTWADEWVLKGISGYIYGLYLKKTFGVNEYRHWIKEELDTIVDYELKMGGVLLHPIFSGVKEKDNPTPHLHFSVKHPHTLSWEYYKMFQCKAHLVMRLIENRISMEFMLQVFNKLLSLASTASSQKYQSHMWSQMLVSTHAFLKSISNVSGKDIGPVIKQWVDQSAVVKFFGSFAFNRKRNVLELEIRQDYTSSGTQKYVGPIKVTVQELDGSFNHTLQIEENSLKHDIPCHSKSRRNKKKKIPLMNGEEVDMDLSAMDADSPLLWIRIDPDMSILRKVEFEQADFMWQYQLRYERDVVAQEESISALEKFPTPASRLALTDILEQEQCFYKVRMQACFCLSRIANSMVSTWQGPPAMKSLFTRMFCCKSCPNIVKTNNFINFQSYFLQKTMPVAMALLRDVQNLCPKDVLNFILDLIKYNDNRKNKFSDNYYRADLIEALTNSLTPAISINNEVRTVDNLNADVRLILEEITRYLNMEKLLPSFRNTITVSCLKAIRHLQKNGHIPSDPSLFKSYAEYGHFVDVRVAALEALVDYTRVERSATELQWLLMMVQEDPSHYVRHSILGLLSKNPPFTKTSDSGLCNEALVDQLWKLMNSGTSHDWRLRCDAVNLYYTLFGLTRPSCLPLPELGLVLNLKEKKAVLNPTIKPESGISAGMDTAASIGIHGVGMSYTAVDEEPDPVSLGVCGVGQPPQGLKRRAETPLGSPPEPGQILQQQEEENRGPGRYKIRFNTMEEEDIDMETVHDSQAFIHQHLNLLERPSTPGKEPLSVEQSILSMPATPVPTFTKEPTSSSSKHGGEHGHHHHHHHHEHKKKKKKHKHKHKHKHKHESKDKEKERDNLHTYSNSPASGRSLRSPSMSD; this is encoded by the exons ATGAACAGGAAGAAGGATAAAGGATTCGAGAGCCCGCGCCCTTTCAAATT GACCCACCAGGTGGTGTGCATCAACAACGTCAACTTCCAGAGGAAGTCTGTCATT ggCTTTGTTGAGCTGACCATTTTCCCCACAGTGGTGAACCTGAACAGGATCAAGCTTAACAGCAAACAGTGTCGCATTTACAGGGTTCGAGTCAATGAACTCGAAGCCCCATTCATTTACAATGACCCCACACTGGAGGTTTGCCACAATGAGTCGAAACA GAGGAACCTCAACTATTTCTCTAGTGCCtatgcagcagcagtgagtgctGTGGACCCTGATGCAGGACATGGAGAGCTGATCATCAAAGTTCCTTCTGAACTTTGGAAACAAGGGGATG aTTTAAAAGTTCTAAAGGTTTACATAGAATTTTCCCTGGACCAGCCGAAAGGGGGTCTCCACTTTGTTGTTCCTGATGTGGAGGGCAGCATGGCAGAGAGAGGAGCTCATGTGTTTTCCTTTGGATACCAGAACTCCACCAG ATTCTGGTTCCCCTGCGTGGATTCTTACTCCGAGCTCTGTACGTGGAAGCTTGAGTTCACCGTCGATGCTTCCATGGTGGCAGTGTCCTGTGGTGATCTCGTGGAGACCATCTATACTCATGACATGAGGAAGAAGACTTTCCACTATGTCCTCCCCATTCCCACTGCAGCCCCTAACATCTCACTGTCTGTGGGTCCCTTTGAAATCCTTGTGGACCCCTACATGCATGAG GTGACCCACTTCTGTCTGCCCCAGCTCTTACCGCTGCTCAAACACACAATGTCTTACCTGCATGAGATTTTTGAGTTCTATGAAGAGATCCTGACATGCCGCTACCCTTACTCCTGCTTCAAGACTGTGTTTGTAGACGAAGCCTATGTAGAAGTATCCTCCTATGCTTCTATGAGCATCTTTAG CACCAACCTGCTTCACAGTGCTATGATCATAGACCAGACACCACAGACTCGTCGCTGTTTGGCTCAGGCCTTGGCTCAGCAGTTCTTTGGCTGTTTCATCTCCAGGATGACATG GGCTGATGAGTGGGTGTTGAAGGGGATCTCGGGTTACATCTATGGCCTCTACCTGAAGAAAACCTTTGGCGTCAATGAGTATCGGCACTGGATAAAAGAG GAGCTGGATACGATTGTGGACTATGAGCTGAAGATGGGAGGCGTTCTCCTGCACCCAATCTTCAGTGGagtcaaagaaaaagacaa tCCAACCCCCCATCTTCACTTCTCAGTCAAGCACCCACACACGTTGTCCTGGGAGTACTACAAGATGTTCCAGTGCAAGGCCCACCTGGTGATGAGGTTGATCGAGAACAGGATCAGCATGGAGTTCATGTTGCAG GTTTTCAACAAGCTCTTGAGTTTGGCCAGTACAGCGTCATCGCAGAAATATCAGAGTCACATGTGGAGTCAGATGCTCGTGTCTACTCACGCTTTCCTCAAATCCATCTCCAATGTGTCTGGCAAAGACATTGGCCCGGTCATCAAGCAATGGgt AGACCAGAGTGCGGTGGTGAAGTTCTTTGGAAGTTTTGCCTTCAACAGGAAGAGGAACGTGCTGGAGCTGGAGATCCGTCAGGACTATACATCATCTGGAACTCAGAAATATGTG GGTCCTATCAAGGTGACTGTGCAGGAGCTGGACGGGTCCTTTAACCACACACTGCAGATAGAGGAAAACAGCCTCAAACACGACATTCCCTGCCATTCCAAGAGCAGACG aaacaagaaaaagaagatcCCTCTGATGAATGGAGAGGAGGTTGACATGGACTTGTCTGCCATGGA tgcTGACTCTCCCCTGCTCTGGATCCGGATCGACCCGGACATGTCCATTCTGAGGAAGGTGGAGTTTGAGCAGGCTGATTTCATGTGGCAGTATCAACTGCGCTATGAGAGGGATGTCGTTGCACAG GAGGAGTCCATCTCAGCACTGGAAAAGTTTCCAACGCCAGCCTCCAGACTGGCTTTGACTGACATCCTGGAGCAAGAACAGTGTTTCTACAAAGTCCGCATGCAGGCCTGCTTCTGTTTATCCAGG ATAGCAAATTCGATGGTGAGCACGTGGCAGGGCCCACCAGCCATGAAGTCACTGTTTACCCGAATGTTCTGCTGTAAGAGCTGCCCCAACATTGTCAAGACGAACAACTTCATCAACTTCCAGAGCTACTTTCTACAAAAG ACGATGCCGGTTGCCATGGCGTTACTCAGAGATGTCCAGAACCTCTGTCCCAAAGATGTCCTCAACTTTATACTTGACCTCATCAAGTATAAtgacaacagaaaaaacaaa TTTTCAGATAACTATTATCGTGCGGATCTGATCGAAGCGCTGACCAACTCCCTGACCCCGGCCATCAGCATCAACAACGAGGTGCGCACAGTGGACAATTTAAATGCTGACGTCCGTCTCATCTTAGAGGAGATCACCCGATATCTCAACATGGAGAAACTGCTGCCAAGCTTCAGGAACACCATCACTGTTAG TTGCCTGAAAGCTATTCGTCACCTCCAGAAGAACGGTCATATTCCCAGTGACCCATCACTGTTCAAGTCCTACGCCGAGTACGGACACTTTGTAGACGTTCGCGTTGCTGCTCTGGAAGCGCTGGTGGACTACACAAGAG TGGAGAGAAGTGCAACAGAGCTGCAGTGGCTGCTCATGATGGTCCAGGAAGACCCGTCTCATTATGTCAG ACACAGTATCCTGGGCTTGCTGAGTAAGAATCCGCCTTTCACAAAAACATCAGACTCTGGGCTGTGTAATGAAGCACTGGTTGACCAACTGTGGAAGCTCATGAACTCAG GCACGTCACACGATTGGCGGCTCCGCTGCGATGCAGTAAACCTCTACTACACCTTGTTTGGTCTGACCCGTCCATCGTGCCTGCCACTGCCAGAACTGGGCCTTGTGCTTAacctgaaggagaagaaggctGTGCTTAACCCAACCATCAAGCCTGAGTCCGGAATCAGTGCTGGTATGGACACTGCTGCCAGTATAGGTATCCATGGTGTCGGCATGAGCTACACAGCC gtggATGAAGAGCCAGACCCTGTTTCATTGGGGGTGTGTGGTGTGGGTCAGCCACCTCAGGGTTTGAAGAGGAGGGCTGAGACTCCGCTGGGCTCCCCTCCTGAACCAGGACAGATACTGcagcaacaggaggaggagaacagaggACCAGGGCGCTACAAGATCAGG TTTAACACCATGGAAGAGGAAGATATTGACATGGAGACTGTTCATGATAGTCAGGCCTTCATTCACCAGCATCTCAACTTGTTAGAGAGACCGTCTACACCAg gtAAAGAGCCACTGTCCGTGGAACAGTCCATACTCTCCATGCCCGCCACGCCAGTGCCTACGTTCACAAAAGAGCCCACCTCGTCGTCCTCGAAGCACGGCGGTGAGCACggccaccaccatcaccaccaccaccacgagcacaagaagaagaagaaaaagcacaagcacaaacacaagcacaagcacAAGCACGAAAGCAAGGACAAGGAAAAGGAGCGGGACAACTTGCACACGTACAGCAACAGCCCGGCCAGCGGCAGGTCCCTGCGCTCGCCGTCCATGTCCGACTGA
- the taf2 gene encoding transcription initiation factor TFIID subunit 2 isoform X1: MNRKKDKGFESPRPFKLTHQVVCINNVNFQRKSVIGFVELTIFPTVVNLNRIKLNSKQCRIYRVRVNELEAPFIYNDPTLEVCHNESKQRNLNYFSSAYAAAVSAVDPDAGHGELIIKVPSELWKQGDDLKVLKVYIEFSLDQPKGGLHFVVPDVEGSMAERGAHVFSFGYQNSTRFWFPCVDSYSELCTWKLEFTVDASMVAVSCGDLVETIYTHDMRKKTFHYVLPIPTAAPNISLSVGPFEILVDPYMHEVTHFCLPQLLPLLKHTMSYLHEIFEFYEEILTCRYPYSCFKTVFVDEAYVEVSSYASMSIFSTNLLHSAMIIDQTPQTRRCLAQALAQQFFGCFISRMTWADEWVLKGISGYIYGLYLKKTFGVNEYRHWIKEELDTIVDYELKMGGVLLHPIFSGVKEKDNPTPHLHFSVKHPHTLSWEYYKMFQCKAHLVMRLIENRISMEFMLQVFNKLLSLASTASSQKYQSHMWSQMLVSTHAFLKSISNVSGKDIGPVIKQWVDQSAVVKFFGSFAFNRKRNVLELEIRQDYTSSGTQKYVGPIKVTVQELDGSFNHTLQIEENSLKHDIPCHSKSRRNKKKKIPLMNGEEVDMDLSAMDADSPLLWIRIDPDMSILRKVEFEQADFMWQYQLRYERDVVAQEESISALEKFPTPASRLALTDILEQEQCFYKVRMQACFCLSRIANSMVSTWQGPPAMKSLFTRMFCCKSCPNIVKTNNFINFQSYFLQKTMPVAMALLRDVQNLCPKDVLNFILDLIKYNDNRKNKFSDNYYRADLIEALTNSLTPAISINNEVRTVDNLNADVRLILEEITRYLNMEKLLPSFRNTITVSCLKAIRHLQKNGHIPSDPSLFKSYAEYGHFVDVRVAALEALVDYTRVERSATELQWLLMMVQEDPSHYVRHSILGLLSKNPPFTKTSDSGLCNEALVDQLWKLMNSGTSHDWRLRCDAVNLYYTLFGLTRPSCLPLPELGLVLNLKEKKAVLNPTIKPESGISAGMDTAASIGIHGVGMSYTAVDEEPDPVSLGVCGVGQPPQGLKRRAETPLGSPPEPGQILQQQEEENRGPGRYKIRVKFNTMEEEDIDMETVHDSQAFIHQHLNLLERPSTPGKEPLSVEQSILSMPATPVPTFTKEPTSSSSKHGGEHGHHHHHHHHEHKKKKKKHKHKHKHKHKHESKDKEKERDNLHTYSNSPASGRSLRSPSMSD, encoded by the exons ATGAACAGGAAGAAGGATAAAGGATTCGAGAGCCCGCGCCCTTTCAAATT GACCCACCAGGTGGTGTGCATCAACAACGTCAACTTCCAGAGGAAGTCTGTCATT ggCTTTGTTGAGCTGACCATTTTCCCCACAGTGGTGAACCTGAACAGGATCAAGCTTAACAGCAAACAGTGTCGCATTTACAGGGTTCGAGTCAATGAACTCGAAGCCCCATTCATTTACAATGACCCCACACTGGAGGTTTGCCACAATGAGTCGAAACA GAGGAACCTCAACTATTTCTCTAGTGCCtatgcagcagcagtgagtgctGTGGACCCTGATGCAGGACATGGAGAGCTGATCATCAAAGTTCCTTCTGAACTTTGGAAACAAGGGGATG aTTTAAAAGTTCTAAAGGTTTACATAGAATTTTCCCTGGACCAGCCGAAAGGGGGTCTCCACTTTGTTGTTCCTGATGTGGAGGGCAGCATGGCAGAGAGAGGAGCTCATGTGTTTTCCTTTGGATACCAGAACTCCACCAG ATTCTGGTTCCCCTGCGTGGATTCTTACTCCGAGCTCTGTACGTGGAAGCTTGAGTTCACCGTCGATGCTTCCATGGTGGCAGTGTCCTGTGGTGATCTCGTGGAGACCATCTATACTCATGACATGAGGAAGAAGACTTTCCACTATGTCCTCCCCATTCCCACTGCAGCCCCTAACATCTCACTGTCTGTGGGTCCCTTTGAAATCCTTGTGGACCCCTACATGCATGAG GTGACCCACTTCTGTCTGCCCCAGCTCTTACCGCTGCTCAAACACACAATGTCTTACCTGCATGAGATTTTTGAGTTCTATGAAGAGATCCTGACATGCCGCTACCCTTACTCCTGCTTCAAGACTGTGTTTGTAGACGAAGCCTATGTAGAAGTATCCTCCTATGCTTCTATGAGCATCTTTAG CACCAACCTGCTTCACAGTGCTATGATCATAGACCAGACACCACAGACTCGTCGCTGTTTGGCTCAGGCCTTGGCTCAGCAGTTCTTTGGCTGTTTCATCTCCAGGATGACATG GGCTGATGAGTGGGTGTTGAAGGGGATCTCGGGTTACATCTATGGCCTCTACCTGAAGAAAACCTTTGGCGTCAATGAGTATCGGCACTGGATAAAAGAG GAGCTGGATACGATTGTGGACTATGAGCTGAAGATGGGAGGCGTTCTCCTGCACCCAATCTTCAGTGGagtcaaagaaaaagacaa tCCAACCCCCCATCTTCACTTCTCAGTCAAGCACCCACACACGTTGTCCTGGGAGTACTACAAGATGTTCCAGTGCAAGGCCCACCTGGTGATGAGGTTGATCGAGAACAGGATCAGCATGGAGTTCATGTTGCAG GTTTTCAACAAGCTCTTGAGTTTGGCCAGTACAGCGTCATCGCAGAAATATCAGAGTCACATGTGGAGTCAGATGCTCGTGTCTACTCACGCTTTCCTCAAATCCATCTCCAATGTGTCTGGCAAAGACATTGGCCCGGTCATCAAGCAATGGgt AGACCAGAGTGCGGTGGTGAAGTTCTTTGGAAGTTTTGCCTTCAACAGGAAGAGGAACGTGCTGGAGCTGGAGATCCGTCAGGACTATACATCATCTGGAACTCAGAAATATGTG GGTCCTATCAAGGTGACTGTGCAGGAGCTGGACGGGTCCTTTAACCACACACTGCAGATAGAGGAAAACAGCCTCAAACACGACATTCCCTGCCATTCCAAGAGCAGACG aaacaagaaaaagaagatcCCTCTGATGAATGGAGAGGAGGTTGACATGGACTTGTCTGCCATGGA tgcTGACTCTCCCCTGCTCTGGATCCGGATCGACCCGGACATGTCCATTCTGAGGAAGGTGGAGTTTGAGCAGGCTGATTTCATGTGGCAGTATCAACTGCGCTATGAGAGGGATGTCGTTGCACAG GAGGAGTCCATCTCAGCACTGGAAAAGTTTCCAACGCCAGCCTCCAGACTGGCTTTGACTGACATCCTGGAGCAAGAACAGTGTTTCTACAAAGTCCGCATGCAGGCCTGCTTCTGTTTATCCAGG ATAGCAAATTCGATGGTGAGCACGTGGCAGGGCCCACCAGCCATGAAGTCACTGTTTACCCGAATGTTCTGCTGTAAGAGCTGCCCCAACATTGTCAAGACGAACAACTTCATCAACTTCCAGAGCTACTTTCTACAAAAG ACGATGCCGGTTGCCATGGCGTTACTCAGAGATGTCCAGAACCTCTGTCCCAAAGATGTCCTCAACTTTATACTTGACCTCATCAAGTATAAtgacaacagaaaaaacaaa TTTTCAGATAACTATTATCGTGCGGATCTGATCGAAGCGCTGACCAACTCCCTGACCCCGGCCATCAGCATCAACAACGAGGTGCGCACAGTGGACAATTTAAATGCTGACGTCCGTCTCATCTTAGAGGAGATCACCCGATATCTCAACATGGAGAAACTGCTGCCAAGCTTCAGGAACACCATCACTGTTAG TTGCCTGAAAGCTATTCGTCACCTCCAGAAGAACGGTCATATTCCCAGTGACCCATCACTGTTCAAGTCCTACGCCGAGTACGGACACTTTGTAGACGTTCGCGTTGCTGCTCTGGAAGCGCTGGTGGACTACACAAGAG TGGAGAGAAGTGCAACAGAGCTGCAGTGGCTGCTCATGATGGTCCAGGAAGACCCGTCTCATTATGTCAG ACACAGTATCCTGGGCTTGCTGAGTAAGAATCCGCCTTTCACAAAAACATCAGACTCTGGGCTGTGTAATGAAGCACTGGTTGACCAACTGTGGAAGCTCATGAACTCAG GCACGTCACACGATTGGCGGCTCCGCTGCGATGCAGTAAACCTCTACTACACCTTGTTTGGTCTGACCCGTCCATCGTGCCTGCCACTGCCAGAACTGGGCCTTGTGCTTAacctgaaggagaagaaggctGTGCTTAACCCAACCATCAAGCCTGAGTCCGGAATCAGTGCTGGTATGGACACTGCTGCCAGTATAGGTATCCATGGTGTCGGCATGAGCTACACAGCC gtggATGAAGAGCCAGACCCTGTTTCATTGGGGGTGTGTGGTGTGGGTCAGCCACCTCAGGGTTTGAAGAGGAGGGCTGAGACTCCGCTGGGCTCCCCTCCTGAACCAGGACAGATACTGcagcaacaggaggaggagaacagaggACCAGGGCGCTACAAGATCAGGGTAAAG TTTAACACCATGGAAGAGGAAGATATTGACATGGAGACTGTTCATGATAGTCAGGCCTTCATTCACCAGCATCTCAACTTGTTAGAGAGACCGTCTACACCAg gtAAAGAGCCACTGTCCGTGGAACAGTCCATACTCTCCATGCCCGCCACGCCAGTGCCTACGTTCACAAAAGAGCCCACCTCGTCGTCCTCGAAGCACGGCGGTGAGCACggccaccaccatcaccaccaccaccacgagcacaagaagaagaagaaaaagcacaagcacaaacacaagcacaagcacAAGCACGAAAGCAAGGACAAGGAAAAGGAGCGGGACAACTTGCACACGTACAGCAACAGCCCGGCCAGCGGCAGGTCCCTGCGCTCGCCGTCCATGTCCGACTGA